In Rhizobium sp. BG4, the genomic stretch CAGCTCGGGCATACGCGCTTCGGGCTGATGAACGGCCCGGCGCATCTGGATTTCGCGATCCGGCGGAGAGAAGGCGTCGAGGCGGCACTTGGCGAGCGCGGGCTGCATCTCAGCGAGGACTGCATGAGCCATTCGCTGATGACGGACGAACAGGGGATGGTGGCGATGGAACAGTTCCTGCAGTTGCCGGAGCGGCCGACGGCGATCCTCTGTTCAAGTACGGTGCTGGCGCTCGGCGCCATCCGCGCCGTAAACCAGGCGGGACTGAAGCTCGGCGAAGACATCTCGCTGATCGCCCATGACGACGTGCTGCCGCTTCTGAAGCCTGAGAATTTCTCGGTGCCGCTGACGACGACGCGCTCGTCGCTGCGCGCCGCGGGCGCCCGCATCGCGCAGCGCCTGATCGGAACGGTCAAGCAGACTGCCGCCTTCCCCGAGCAGGAGCTCTGGAAGGCGGAACTGATCGTCAGGGGATCGACAGGCCCTGCCCCGCGCAGCTGATCAGAACTGCGGCGGCTTCTGGCCGGCGGTGCGGTGAGCGGCAATCACGGTATTGGCCATCAGCATGGCGATCGTCATCGGGCCGACGCCACCCGGAACCGGGGTGATGACCGAGGCGACCTGTTCAGCTTCCGCAAAGGCGACGTCGCCGACGAGGCGGGTCTTGCCCTCACCCTTTTCCGGTGCCGGGACGCGGTTGATGCCGACATCGATGACGGTTGCGCCGGGCTTCACCCAATCGGCCTTGACCATCTCGGGACGGCCGACGGCTGCAACCAGAATATCGGCATTGCGGCAGACGGCCGGCAGATCCTTGGTGCGCGAGTGCGCGATGGTGACGGTTGCATTGGCGTTCAGCAGCAGCTGCGCCATCGGCTTTCCGAAGAGGTTCGAGCGGCCGATCACGACGGCGTTCAGACCGGAGAGGTCTTCACCATGCGTGCGGCGAACGAAGACCATGGCGCCGGCCGGCGTGCAGGAGACGAGACCGGTTTCGAGATCGCCGGTGGCGAGCTTGCCGGCGTTGACAACGTGCAGGCCGTCGACATCCTTTTCCGGCAGGATCGACTGGATGATCGGCTCGCTGTTCAGCGGCTTCGGCAGCGGCAGCTGCACGAGAATGCCGTGGATCGAGGCGTCATCGTTCAGCGATGCGACGAGAGCGGCAAGCTCTTCCTGCTTCGTTGCGGCCGGCAGCGTGTACTGCACAGACTTGAAGCCGCATTCCTTCGCCATCTTGCTCTTGGAATTGACATAGGCATGGCTTGCCGGATCATCGCCGACGATCACCACTGCAAGACCCGCCTTCACGCCGCTCTGCTTTTCGAGCGATGCCGTCGCCGCCTTCACGGTTTCGATCACCGAAGCGGCTACCTGCTTGCCATCGATCACTGTCGTCACGCGTCTCTCCCGCCTGTGCCATCGCGTGCGAAGCTAGGCCTTCGCCCGCCACGCCGTTTGCCTCAGAACGCCCTATCCTGTTTAAAAGCGGCAAATGCAAGGGCAATGATGCCGCCGCGTGAGGAGAAATCGCGGTTAGCGGCCAGTTGCCGCATAGCTCTGGAAGCGGCTGCGCAACTCTGCCAGTTCGGCCCGCAGCGCCGTGAGATCGTCCGGCTGCTCCGGCTCGGGCTCCGGCTGCTGGACGGCGGGCGGCTCGACGATCACCGGGATATCCAGGAGATCGAGCGGGTCTTCCTGTCGCTTGCGAAACAGGCCTGACAGCATCGAGGCGGCAAGACCGAGGATCAGGCCGATGCCGCCGCCGATCGCGGAGCGAAGGGGCGTGCTGTAGCCGGTCGCGATCGCGAAGACCTGCGGAGCAGCCTGCATGGAGATATTGCCGTCGCCCATGCCAGCCTGAGGCAGGGTCGTATCGAGCCGCGACTTGGCTGCATCCGCCTTGTCGCGCAATTCGGTCAGCTTGGCGAGATCGACGCCGGTATCGCGGCTCTGGGCGATCAGGCCGTTGCGTTCGTCGCTGAGCTTGCGGCGTGCGTCGACGGCGGATTTGGCGTCGACGGCGGCGTCTTTCGCCTGCACCGAGAGTTCGCGGGAGAGCTTGTCGCGGAGACCATCGACGATCCCCTGCTGGGCAAGAAGCTTCGGGTGACGCGGGCCGAGATCGATCGAGAGCTGCGAAAGCGTTGCCTTCTCGGCGGCATATCTGTCACGCGCGTCCAGCAGCACTGGCGACATCATATCGGTGGGCAGCACGCCATCGACGACATCGGCCGGTTTGGCCGCCTTCAGGCGATCGGCGCGCTCCTTCGAGAGGGTAATACGCTGTTCGGCAACCTTGAGATCGGCATCCAGCTGGTTGATCCGCTGCTGAAGGTCGATGGCAACCTTGACGTTGCCTTCACCGGTCTTGGCCGTGAAGGCGTCAAGTTCGGCGCGGGCCTGCTCATAGGCCTTCTTCAACGTGCCGTCCGATCCGGCAGCGCTGCCTGCCGGCGACGCGAGCAGCATGCCTGACAGGCGCGCGGCGATCTGGCGGGATTTCTCGGCGCTTGCGGTGGAGACATTGAGCCTGACGAGCCCGGTGCCGCCATCCGGCACGGCTTCGACGGCTGCTGCCAGAGACGCCTCGGCGCGGGACGCGGCGTCTGCTGCCGCCCCGTTGCCGGACAAAAGATCGAGGGCGATACCGACGGCGTTGGGCTTCTCGCCAGCGAATTCAGGATCGCGGTCGAGCTTCAGCGACGCCACGGCCGTGGCGATCATCGGGGCGGAGACCAGCTTCTTCGCGGCCGCCTGCGTCAGCGCCGGACGGGTCGCCGTATCGCCGCCGACATGCAGCACGGTGGCGGCGGCATAGCGGACGGGCGCCTGCGGCATCATGAGCGGAAAGGCCGCGCCGAGCATCAGGCCAACAAGCGCAAACGCAATCGGCTTCAAGGGAAGATGGAGCGGCTCGTCATCGACGGCTGCGGGGATGTCATTGGTATTGGCGGGGACGAATACCGGTTCCGGCAGCTGCGGGACGGCGGCAGGCTGGACCGGGGGCTTTTCTGCTTTCGCCGGCTGCGATGGCGCGTCATTGGCGGGCACGAACTGCGGAGCGAGAATGGCTTCGATACGGCTTGCCAGCGGAGCCTCTGCCCTCGCCCGCGCCTGGCGTTGCTCTTCGAGCGCCTTTTCGATGACACGCAGCAATTCGGCTTCGGAGGGACGAACCGCAGGCGCATGATCGCCGCGCGATGCTTCCCGCGCGCCGAGCGGGGCGCCTGTCCGTCTGCCGTTCAATGCCTTATTGTCATACATGGATGCCACTTCTCACGCACGTGATGGTCCGGCCATTACCCGCGGCTCAGCGAGTATTAATCAAGCCTAAACAATCATGGCAAAGAAATGGTTAATGAACGGTTCAGGAGGCCGCTATTGATGCGTGCCGCTGCGCTTCTGCGGCGGCAGAGAATTGCCGCGATCACCATCGAGTTTCAACATCCGCTCGCGCCGGCTGAACCGGTATTGCAGAACATGAAACAGGAAGACCGGAATGCCGACGACATAACGGCGCCAGAGGCGGGACGGCTCCTGGACCAATCGGTAGGCCCATTCGAGCCGCATCATGCGCACCGTTTCCGGCGCGCGCGGGATCTCGCCCGAGACGAAATCGAAGAGCGCGCCGACCGTCAGCACGAGACGGGCATGCTCCGGGCGGACATGGCGATGCGCCCACTTTTCCTGCAGCGGCGTGCCCATGCCGATGATCAGCATGTCGACCTTCTGGGCGTCGAGCTCGGCGATGACATCGACGGGATTGTCCTTGTCGAAATAACCATCGGAAATGACGACGAATTCGTGCCACGGCGCATGCTTGGCGAAATTCGCCGCAGCGCGCTCGACGACGGCGCGCTTGCCGCCGATCAGGCCGACGCGGCGCGGCGTTTCCATGAAGGTCAGAAGTGCGGGGACGAAATCCGTGCCGTTGAGGTTGGCCGGGAACGGACCGCCATGCGACACCTGCGAGGCGATGTTGAGGCCGATACCATCGGGCAGGACCAGGTTCTGTTCGAGGATGTCGCGATACTCCGGATCGCGCAGCGTCATCAGCATGTTGTGGGCATTGACGAAGGAGATGACCGTCTGGCCGACCGGCAGTGACGCCAGCTCATTGATGAAGACGAGCGCGTCGTCCCATCCGAGATCGCAGACCGGCACGTCGAAAATCGTGCGGCGCGAGGCCATAACCGCGAAATTCGCGATCAGATTCATCCCAACCTCCTGCAGGGGGTGCTTCATGCGCCGAGCATCCCGGAAAACAAGCGACAGACGGCACTCCTGCCGGTGATGGCGGGGAGCGTGGCTGGCAGAGCCTGCAGCCGCTATCCCGGATGCAGAGCCATGACTGGCCTGAACCAAGGGTATATCAGCTCAATTTCAAACAACCTTTAGGAAAACCCGTCGCATTGCGGGAACCGGGGAAAGGAACGGTTAACCATCGCCGCCCCAAAAACGCGGATGGCGCCCGTGGGCGCCATCTCGATCTGGACCATGAATACGATCAGTGCGCGGCCGGCGCCGCTGCCGCATCCTCTGCAGGTGCCGCTTCGACGATCTTGACCGGCTTGCCCATCTTCGGCTGCTGGCCGGAGGTGGCGGCCTTCTGATCTTCCTTCGAGAGATAATCGAGCTGCTGCAGCATGACGTCGGCGATGTAGTCGCCGCCCAGCCGCTCGTTCATGCCCTTCTTGACCGCATCGCGGAATGCCTGCGGATCGAAGGATTTCACCTTGCTGATATCGACCATCTTGTTGCCGACGAGCAGCGTGAACAGCTGATCCGTCGTCATTTCCGTCAGCGGCAGCGTGGCGCCCTTCACGACATCCTTGTTCATCATGAAGTTCAGCTGGCCGATGAAATAGCCGGTTACCGCGCCATCGCCGATGATCGGAATGGTGACGGTCTCGCCTTTGACAAGCTCGAGCTGCGCCTGCTTGGAATCGTCCGGCGGCGGCGCTGGCGCGGTGGCCATCTTCACCGAGAAATAGACCGAAGCCAGCGTGATCACGCAGACCCAGATGCCTGTAAAGACGAGTTTAAGCATCAGTTATCACGCGCGACGAATTGTTCCTGGGAATAGGTACCGTCGGCATCCGCATCCTGCACGGCGCTCTTCAGGAGATCGGCCACGGCACGGACGGCTTCGAGGTGAGCCTCGACGCGGCGCGCGTTGAGCGTCAGCTTCTTCTTCAGACCATGCAGCTGGTCGAGATGCGAAGCGGCAAGTTCAGCCGGATCGGTATCGCGGAACAGCATCGACAGCTCATACAGGCAACGGCTCTTGTGCGCGTTCGATACCTTGAGGTCGAACTGCGGATCGGCACCGATACGCGTATTCTCGTTATCGATGATCATTTCCAGGCGGCCGAGGACCGATTTGATACGATATTCGTTCGAGATTATTTCCATTTTTATCCTCGGCTATGCTTCTTTACTGGACTTGGTCTCCGCCGTCGGCGTGCCAAATGTCTTGCGCTGGAATTCGTCGATCATGCTGAAGGCGACCTTGCGGTCATCCTGGTCGGCAGTGGCGTTGACGATGCCGCCTTCCTTCTTGCGAAGGGCATCGTGATAGAGCTGCTTGGCGATGCCGATGCCGTCACCCTTGGAGATGACGTTACCGAGCTGCTCGGCCATCATGCCCTTCCAGATGTCGCCGGTGGCGCCCTTGCCGTAGACCTGCTCGCTATCGCTCGGCAGCATGTTCTTGATGAAGTTCTGCAGAACCATCGATTCGAACTTCCGGTAGGTTTCCGGAATCTGCTCGGTCTTTTCGCGGTTCTTGACGTCGTCGAGGCCGGTTTTCGCCGTGCTTTCGAGACCTTCGATCTTCGAGGAGAAGCCATTGCCGTTCTCGGCAAGGCTGGTTGCCCGGAACGCAGCACGGGCTGCCTTCAGTTTCTCCTGGGCGGCCGCGACCTCTGTCGGGTCGGCAGCTTTGACAACGTCCAGGACAAGATCACTGGGGGGCGAGATAGCCAACGTCACAATCCTCTAATGTAAGGTTGTGGCGATTATTATTTTTGAAGCTTGCTGGAGGCTGGCGTTGCAAATTTCTGGTCGATGATATCGTAGACCGCATTGTCATCGGCCTCGCGGCGCTCGGATTCCAGGGCTTCTTTCATCCCCTCCTCCAGCCTGTCGCCCTTTGCACGCTCGCGCTGCAGGCGCATTTCGTGCAGCTGCTGGATGCCCGTCAGCTGTTTGTCCTTGGTGCTGAGTCGCTCGAAGCGGTCGGCATAGCTCTGCGAGAAGGCGCGGTGAATCGGATCGACGGAGCCCAACGCGTCGATGACATTGTCCATCGACTGGTTGACCTCAACGCGCTGGCGCGCCGTTTCGGCCAGGTCGTATTCGGCCATCTGCTCGAGATGACGCTGCACCGCGACCAGGCGCTTCAGCTTCTGAGACCGGGTCTGTTCCGCCATTGCTCTAGAGCCCTATGAAGACGGTGGGGAAGGATTGCGCAAACTGGCTGATCAGCGCCGCGACCGAGAAATAGAACAGGAAAAGCCCGCCGAGCAGCAGATATGGCGTCGAGATGAAGTAGACCGGGATCTGCGGCGCCAGCTTATTGATGAAGCCGATCGAGACATTGAACATCATACTGTAGATCAGGAACGGGCTCGAGAGCCGGAGCATGATGTAGGTGGTCGAGACCAGCGTATCGGTGAGCGAGATCAGGTTGGCGCGCATGTCGCCGGGGCCGCCGAAGGGCATGGTCGTGTAGGAATCGACCAGCGCCTTGAAGACGATGTGATGGAAATCCATCAGGAAGAGAACCATGATGCCGGCGAAGGTGATGAAACCGGACAGGCTGGTTTCCTGCGAATCTTCGACGACGTCGTTGCCGGCCGGCGAGGTGTAGCCGACCATCATGGCGATGATCGTCGCCGCGAACTGGAAGCCCATCGTGTAGACGCGGGCGAGCAGGCCGTACATGACGCCGATCAGCGATTCGGTGAAGATCAGGCCGATATAGGTGGCGCTGGTGCCGCTGACGGAGGGATAGACCGTATCCCACATCATCGGCAGCAGGGCGAGAGAGAGGCCGGCGGCAACGAAAACCCGCAGGATTTCAGGCACGCGTGCCGAGGAAAACCCCGGCATCGCCAAGACGCAACCACCAACCCTGCAAAAGATCAGAAAGAGCGCAAGGATGGTGCCCTGCGGGTCTGTTATCATGAAACCGAGCCCAAAATCTTTATCTCGATGCCCTTCGCCAACTCGACGTGGGACAGAACCGGAAGCGTCGCGAACAAGCGTTCGATGATCATGCGCACATAGGAGCGCGTTTCCGGCGACGTGACAAGGCAGAAAGGCAGGCCGCGATCCATGAATTCACGGATAACCTTCGTCGCCTGCTCGCTGAACTCTTCGAGAGCACGCGGATCGATGTCGAATTCGACAACTTCGCCCTTGTTGTCGCGCTTCAGAGCCTGGTGGAAGGCGAGATCCCACTTGCTGCCGAGTCGCAGGACGCGGAGCACACCGTTATCGGCAAGGTCGCCGCAGATCTGCTGCGCCATGCGGATGCGGACGTGTTCGACGATCTGCTCGGTCTTGCGAACATGCGGCGCGAGTTCGGCGACGGCTTCGAGTATCAGATGCAGGTTGCGGATCGAGACGCGCTCGGCGAGCAGCAGCTTCAGCACCGCCTGCAGGCCCGAATAGGACATGTGCGAGGTGCAGATTTCGTCCGCCAGCTTCTTGTATTCCGGATCGAGCCGGTCGATCAGCACCTTGACGTCCTTATAGGACAGGAGCTGCGGCAAGTTGTTGCGGATGACTTCGCTCATATGCGTCAGGACGACGGAGACGTTGTCGATCGGCTGGAAGCCTTCGCGCTTCAGATCTTCGGTAAAGGCTTCGAGAACCGAAACCGCAGGCATGCCGAAAGCGGGTTCGCGGATTTCGTCTCCCGGAATACGCGGCTTGCGGCCCGAGCCGGTGACGACCAGCACTTCGCCGACACGCAGCTGGTTCGAGGCGACGGTCGTGCCATGGATGCGGATCTGGTAGGACTTTTCGGCGATCGCGATATCGTCGGTGACCTTGATCTCGGGAACGACGAAACCGTATTGCGTCGCGAACTTCTTACGCATCTTGCCGACGCGGAAGGCGAGTTCCTGATGCGCGCCGAGCAGGCGGGTCGAGACCATCTTGCCCAGTGCGAGCTCGATTTCCGAGGTGCGCAGGACAGACTTGACCGAGTCCTTCTCGAGCTCCTTGCTCTGGACGACCTTCTTTTCTTCCTGTTCGCGGCGGATCTTGTTCTCAGCCTCGATCTGGCGCGGGATGAACCAGGCGCCGAAAGCCATCAGGCCGCCGAGCAGCATGAAGGGGACGGTCGGCAGACCGGGCATCAGGCCGAGGATCGCCATGAGGGCGGCCGAGACCGAGAGCGCGCGCGGATAGCCGGAGAGCTGACCGATAACCGCTTCGTCGGTGGAGCCGACATTGCCGCCGCGCGAAACCAGGAGGCCTGCAGCGAGCGAAACGATAAGAGCCGGCATCTGCGACACAAGACCGTCGCCGACCGACAGCTTGACGAAGACGTCGGCCGCTTCGCCGATCGGCATGCCGTGGCGGAAATAGCCGATGATGATGCCGCCGAAGACGTTGATGCCGGTGATCAGAAGGCCGGCGACAGCATCACCGCGCACGAACTTGGACGCACCGTCCATGGCACCGAAGAAGGAGCTTTCTTCTTCGAGTTCCTTACGGCGGCGCTGTGCTTCCTTCTCGTCGATGATGCCGGCAGAAAGGTCGGCGTCGATCGACATCTGCTTACCGGGAATGGCGTCCAAGGTGAAACGCGCGCCGACTTCCGCGATACGCGTCGCACCCTTGGTGATGACGATGAAGTTGATGGTGATCAGGATCAAGAAGACGATCAGACCGATCACGAAGTCGCCGGACATGACGAGGCTTGCGAAGCCGGCGATAACGCCACCGGCCGCATCATGACCTTCGTTGCCGTGCGAAAGGATGACGCGCGTCGTGGCGATGTTCAGCGCCAGTCGCGTCATGGTCGCGATCAGCAGAATGGTCGGGAAGGACGAGAATTCCAGCGGCTTCTTGATCCACAGCGCGACCATGAGGATCAGCACCGAGAAAGCGATCGAGAATGCCAGGCCGAGGTCGATCAGAAATGGCGGAATCGGCAGGAAGAGAATGCAGATGATAACGATGATGCCGAAGGCAAAGCCGATATCGCGCAAACTCGGTGCGGATTTGGGAAGCGGTAGTGCAGGTGGTTGCGCCATAACTGGTTCCGTCTCTTCATGAGAGGGGGCGGATACCGGGACCCGCCCTATTCGGATCGACAGTTAAATGGCGAAGCTTGCGCGAAGATGGCTCAGAAGCCGGACTGGATGCGCGAAAAAACCATGTCCGTGAAGATCGAAATCTGCGAGCCGACGAAGGGCGCCGAGATGCCGACGGTGATCAGGACGGCGACGATCTTCGGAACGAAGGTCAGCGTCGCTTCCTGGATCTGCGTGAGGGCCTGAATGAGCGCGATGATCAGACCGACGACCATGGCCGCAGCAACCGCGGGGCCCGCCGCGACAAGCACGGTCCAGATGGCTGCCTGGAACAGATCGAGTGCATCAGCTTCATTCATCAGGCAACCTCATATCGCCTTGGGAGAAAAGTCCGGCGCGAGCCGGACTTAGGTGTTGGACGAGCTGCCAGAGCTGCCGCTATCGCCTGTCGGGGTCGTTGCCGGCGCCGAATCAGAGATCGTGACGCCAGTCTGGACGAGAATTTTACCGCCATCCTTCGTCGTTGCAATGATGCCGTCGGAATAAACCTTGACCGAGGAGATGACGCCTTTGACGCTACCGTCCGCGCTTTCCATGTACTTGCCGATATAGCTGCCGGCCTGAGTGAGGCTGGAGCTGGAAAGCAGCGTGTCGAGCTTGGTATTCGTCTGGATCGTCTGTTCGACCTGCGAGAAGCTGGCGAGCTGAGACATCTGCTCGCTAGCGTCCACGGGATCGGTCGGATCCTGGTTCTTCATCTGCGCGATCAGCAGCTGAAGGAAGTTATCGTAGTTCAGCGTCGCCTTCTGCTGCGCAGAAGACGTGCTGCTCGACGAGGACGAAGTGTCCGTCGCTCCGACGCCGCTTACCGCCATGGTGCGATCTCCTTGCGGATCTGTTCGACCATCGCCGGCGCCATTTCCTGCGTGTTGAGGATGTTGTCCTCAATGGCGTAGAGCGAGCGGATCGCCTTGAGAGCATCAAAGGCGCGGCCGGTCGAAACCAGACCGTCGATGCGCTTCAGTTCGGCCAGAACTTCCTCGTTGCGGAAGCAGGTCAGCAGCATGGTGATCGACTTGCGGAACATCGCCGTCGACTGTTCCTTGCCTTCCGGGTTGATGAGGATCATCTGCGCGA encodes the following:
- the folD gene encoding bifunctional methylenetetrahydrofolate dehydrogenase/methenyltetrahydrofolate cyclohydrolase FolD, yielding MTTVIDGKQVAASVIETVKAATASLEKQSGVKAGLAVVIVGDDPASHAYVNSKSKMAKECGFKSVQYTLPAATKQEELAALVASLNDDASIHGILVQLPLPKPLNSEPIIQSILPEKDVDGLHVVNAGKLATGDLETGLVSCTPAGAMVFVRRTHGEDLSGLNAVVIGRSNLFGKPMAQLLLNANATVTIAHSRTKDLPAVCRNADILVAAVGRPEMVKADWVKPGATVIDVGINRVPAPEKGEGKTRLVGDVAFAEAEQVASVITPVPGGVGPMTIAMLMANTVIAAHRTAGQKPPQF
- a CDS encoding succinoglycan biosynthesis protein exop, translated to MYDNKALNGRRTGAPLGAREASRGDHAPAVRPSEAELLRVIEKALEEQRQARARAEAPLASRIEAILAPQFVPANDAPSQPAKAEKPPVQPAAVPQLPEPVFVPANTNDIPAAVDDEPLHLPLKPIAFALVGLMLGAAFPLMMPQAPVRYAAATVLHVGGDTATRPALTQAAAKKLVSAPMIATAVASLKLDRDPEFAGEKPNAVGIALDLLSGNGAAADAASRAEASLAAAVEAVPDGGTGLVRLNVSTASAEKSRQIAARLSGMLLASPAGSAAGSDGTLKKAYEQARAELDAFTAKTGEGNVKVAIDLQQRINQLDADLKVAEQRITLSKERADRLKAAKPADVVDGVLPTDMMSPVLLDARDRYAAEKATLSQLSIDLGPRHPKLLAQQGIVDGLRDKLSRELSVQAKDAAVDAKSAVDARRKLSDERNGLIAQSRDTGVDLAKLTELRDKADAAKSRLDTTLPQAGMGDGNISMQAAPQVFAIATGYSTPLRSAIGGGIGLILGLAASMLSGLFRKRQEDPLDLLDIPVIVEPPAVQQPEPEPEQPDDLTALRAELAELRSRFQSYAATGR
- a CDS encoding WecB/TagA/CpsF family glycosyltransferase gives rise to the protein MNLIANFAVMASRRTIFDVPVCDLGWDDALVFINELASLPVGQTVISFVNAHNMLMTLRDPEYRDILEQNLVLPDGIGLNIASQVSHGGPFPANLNGTDFVPALLTFMETPRRVGLIGGKRAVVERAAANFAKHAPWHEFVVISDGYFDKDNPVDVIAELDAQKVDMLIIGMGTPLQEKWAHRHVRPEHARLVLTVGALFDFVSGEIPRAPETVRMMRLEWAYRLVQEPSRLWRRYVVGIPVFLFHVLQYRFSRRERMLKLDGDRGNSLPPQKRSGTHQ
- a CDS encoding rod-binding protein, producing MAISPPSDLVLDVVKAADPTEVAAAQEKLKAARAAFRATSLAENGNGFSSKIEGLESTAKTGLDDVKNREKTEQIPETYRKFESMVLQNFIKNMLPSDSEQVYGKGATGDIWKGMMAEQLGNVISKGDGIGIAKQLYHDALRKKEGGIVNATADQDDRKVAFSMIDEFQRKTFGTPTAETKSSKEA
- the fliR gene encoding flagellar biosynthetic protein FliR, which encodes MITDPQGTILALFLIFCRVGGCVLAMPGFSSARVPEILRVFVAAGLSLALLPMMWDTVYPSVSGTSATYIGLIFTESLIGVMYGLLARVYTMGFQFAATIIAMMVGYTSPAGNDVVEDSQETSLSGFITFAGIMVLFLMDFHHIVFKALVDSYTTMPFGGPGDMRANLISLTDTLVSTTYIMLRLSSPFLIYSMMFNVSIGFINKLAPQIPVYFISTPYLLLGGLFLFYFSVAALISQFAQSFPTVFIGL
- the flhA gene encoding flagellar biosynthesis protein FlhA, with protein sequence MAQPPALPLPKSAPSLRDIGFAFGIIVIICILFLPIPPFLIDLGLAFSIAFSVLILMVALWIKKPLEFSSFPTILLIATMTRLALNIATTRVILSHGNEGHDAAGGVIAGFASLVMSGDFVIGLIVFLILITINFIVITKGATRIAEVGARFTLDAIPGKQMSIDADLSAGIIDEKEAQRRRKELEEESSFFGAMDGASKFVRGDAVAGLLITGINVFGGIIIGYFRHGMPIGEAADVFVKLSVGDGLVSQMPALIVSLAAGLLVSRGGNVGSTDEAVIGQLSGYPRALSVSAALMAILGLMPGLPTVPFMLLGGLMAFGAWFIPRQIEAENKIRREQEEKKVVQSKELEKDSVKSVLRTSEIELALGKMVSTRLLGAHQELAFRVGKMRKKFATQYGFVVPEIKVTDDIAIAEKSYQIRIHGTTVASNQLRVGEVLVVTGSGRKPRIPGDEIREPAFGMPAVSVLEAFTEDLKREGFQPIDNVSVVLTHMSEVIRNNLPQLLSYKDVKVLIDRLDPEYKKLADEICTSHMSYSGLQAVLKLLLAERVSIRNLHLILEAVAELAPHVRKTEQIVEHVRIRMAQQICGDLADNGVLRVLRLGSKWDLAFHQALKRDNKGEVVEFDIDPRALEEFSEQATKVIREFMDRGLPFCLVTSPETRSYVRMIIERLFATLPVLSHVELAKGIEIKILGSVS
- the fliQ gene encoding flagellar biosynthesis protein FliQ translates to MNEADALDLFQAAIWTVLVAAGPAVAAAMVVGLIIALIQALTQIQEATLTFVPKIVAVLITVGISAPFVGSQISIFTDMVFSRIQSGF
- the flgD gene encoding flagellar hook assembly protein FlgD is translated as MAVSGVGATDTSSSSSSTSSAQQKATLNYDNFLQLLIAQMKNQDPTDPVDASEQMSQLASFSQVEQTIQTNTKLDTLLSSSSLTQAGSYIGKYMESADGSVKGVISSVKVYSDGIIATTKDGGKILVQTGVTISDSAPATTPTGDSGSSGSSSNT
- the flbT gene encoding flagellar biosynthesis repressor FlbT, whose translation is MKSTLRISLKAGERIFINGAVLRVDRKVALEFLNDVTFLLENHVLQPEDATTPLRQLYFIAQMILINPEGKEQSTAMFRKSITMLLTCFRNEEVLAELKRIDGLVSTGRAFDALKAIRSLYAIEDNILNTQEMAPAMVEQIRKEIAPWR